One part of the Salvelinus fontinalis isolate EN_2023a chromosome 4, ASM2944872v1, whole genome shotgun sequence genome encodes these proteins:
- the LOC129854597 gene encoding butyrophilin subfamily 2 member A2-like isoform X1 yields the protein MLSSLSEMMWTWTDCLCVNILLLLQRVGSERFEVLGPTRAIVAVAGDDIILPCSIKPSITAEDMRVDWFRINLPDTQSNIRVHLYQDGRDKYPDQILSYRGRTSLFKEELKNGNTSLKLTRVQGTDDGRYKCLVQSKTHYDDATIQVYVRAIGSKPEVSIEGQKEGGMTLLCVSNGWFPEPELEWLDSEGVTLSAGPSETDRDYEGFYIVKLKTIVKETDINRFTCRVRQRQIYDVIKMETEFHIPSELILVHTDTWNVAIAVIVSLGIFLTVILAFTIWRWIALCNDYDASNAKHSQEIEQVKDELRLELKKDLITKLKILADQLDLVNMKGCPELETIRKHAVDVTLDPDTAHPGLILSEDRKQVRRGNIKQNLPDNPERFDTVHYVLGKEGFSSGRFYYEVQVEEKTGWTLGVARESINRKKYIFMKPENGCWTVWRRNKEYKAFTGPSVILSLREKPQKVGVFVDYEKGQVSFYNVEARSHIYSFTGYTFTEKLYPFFYSGITDISDPLVITPVGVTD from the exons atgttatccTCTCTTTCAGAAATGATGTGGACTTGGACAGACTGTCTGTGTGTCAATATCCTGCTTCTCCTCCAAAGAGTAGGCTCTG AGAGGTTTGAGGTTCTTGGTCCGACTCGTGCCATTGTTGCTGTGGCTGGTGATGACATCATTCTGCCCTGTTCTATCAAACCGAGTATCACCGCTGAGGACATGAGAGTTGACTGGTTCAGAATCAACCTCCCAGACACTCAGTCAAACATTAGAGTCCATCTCTACCAAGACGGCAGAGACAAATACCCTGATCAGATCCTCTCCTACAGGGGAAGGACATCGCTGTTTAAAGAGGAACTGAAGAACGGCAACACCTCTTTGAAACTGACCAGGGTACAGGGCACTGATGATGGACGTTATAAATGTCTTGTTCAGTCTAAGACACATTATGATGATGCCACCATTCAAGTCTACGTCAGAG CTATAGGATCCAAGCCAGAGGTTTCCATTGAGGGACAGAAAGAAGGAGGGATGACTCTGCTGTGTGTATCTAACGGCTGGTTCCCTGAGCCTGAGTTGGAGTGGCTGGACAGTGAAGGGGTCACTCTGTCTGCTGGAccgtcagagacagacagggactatGAGGGATTCTACATAGTTAAACTAAAGACCATCGTAAAGGAGACTGACATCAACCGCTTTACCTGtagagtcagacagagacagatctaTGATGTGATTAAGATGGAGACAGAGTTTCACATCCCTA GCGAGCTGATCCTTGTTCACACAGACACATGGAATGTGGCCATTGCAGTGATTGTCTCTCTGGGCATTTTCCTTACGGTCATATTAGCTTTCACCATTTGGCGCTGGATTGCTTTGTGCAATGACTATG ATGCATCCAACGCTAAACACAGTCAAGAGATAG AGCAAGTTAAAGATGAACTCAGACTTGAGTTGA AGAAAGATCTCATCACTAAGCTGA AGATACTTGCTGATCAGCTGG ATTTAGTAAACATGAAGGGCTGTCCAG AACTTGAAACCATCAGAAAACATGCAG TGGATGTGACTCTAGATCCTGATACAGCACATCCCGGACTCATCCTGTCTGAAGACAGGAAACAAGTGAGACGTGGAAACATAAAACAGAATCTCCCTGATAACCCAGAGAGGTTTGATACTGttcactatgtcctgggaaaggAGGGTTTCTCCTCTGGGAGATTCTACTATGAGGTGCAGGTGGAGGAGAAGACTGGGTGGACTTTAGGAGTGGCCAGAGAGTCCATCAACAGGAAGAAGTATATTTTCATGAAACCTGAGAATGGATGCTGGACTGTTTGGCGGAGGAATAAAGAGTACAAGGCTTTCACTGGTCCCTCTGTTATCCTCTCCCTGAGAGAGAAGCCCCAGAAGGTGGGGGTGTTTGTGGATTATGAGAAGGGTCAGgtctcattctacaatgtagaggcCAGGTCTCATATATACTCTTTCACTGGCTACACCTTCACTGAGAAACTCTATCCATTCTTTTATTCTGGTATTACTGATATCTCAGACCCACTGGTCATCACTCCTGTAGGTGTCACCGACTAA
- the LOC129854597 gene encoding butyrophilin subfamily 2 member A2-like isoform X2, with protein sequence MMWTWTDCLCVNILLLLQRVGSERFEVLGPTRAIVAVAGDDIILPCSIKPSITAEDMRVDWFRINLPDTQSNIRVHLYQDGRDKYPDQILSYRGRTSLFKEELKNGNTSLKLTRVQGTDDGRYKCLVQSKTHYDDATIQVYVRAIGSKPEVSIEGQKEGGMTLLCVSNGWFPEPELEWLDSEGVTLSAGPSETDRDYEGFYIVKLKTIVKETDINRFTCRVRQRQIYDVIKMETEFHIPSELILVHTDTWNVAIAVIVSLGIFLTVILAFTIWRWIALCNDYDASNAKHSQEIEQVKDELRLELKKDLITKLKILADQLDLVNMKGCPELETIRKHAVDVTLDPDTAHPGLILSEDRKQVRRGNIKQNLPDNPERFDTVHYVLGKEGFSSGRFYYEVQVEEKTGWTLGVARESINRKKYIFMKPENGCWTVWRRNKEYKAFTGPSVILSLREKPQKVGVFVDYEKGQVSFYNVEARSHIYSFTGYTFTEKLYPFFYSGITDISDPLVITPVGVTD encoded by the exons ATGATGTGGACTTGGACAGACTGTCTGTGTGTCAATATCCTGCTTCTCCTCCAAAGAGTAGGCTCTG AGAGGTTTGAGGTTCTTGGTCCGACTCGTGCCATTGTTGCTGTGGCTGGTGATGACATCATTCTGCCCTGTTCTATCAAACCGAGTATCACCGCTGAGGACATGAGAGTTGACTGGTTCAGAATCAACCTCCCAGACACTCAGTCAAACATTAGAGTCCATCTCTACCAAGACGGCAGAGACAAATACCCTGATCAGATCCTCTCCTACAGGGGAAGGACATCGCTGTTTAAAGAGGAACTGAAGAACGGCAACACCTCTTTGAAACTGACCAGGGTACAGGGCACTGATGATGGACGTTATAAATGTCTTGTTCAGTCTAAGACACATTATGATGATGCCACCATTCAAGTCTACGTCAGAG CTATAGGATCCAAGCCAGAGGTTTCCATTGAGGGACAGAAAGAAGGAGGGATGACTCTGCTGTGTGTATCTAACGGCTGGTTCCCTGAGCCTGAGTTGGAGTGGCTGGACAGTGAAGGGGTCACTCTGTCTGCTGGAccgtcagagacagacagggactatGAGGGATTCTACATAGTTAAACTAAAGACCATCGTAAAGGAGACTGACATCAACCGCTTTACCTGtagagtcagacagagacagatctaTGATGTGATTAAGATGGAGACAGAGTTTCACATCCCTA GCGAGCTGATCCTTGTTCACACAGACACATGGAATGTGGCCATTGCAGTGATTGTCTCTCTGGGCATTTTCCTTACGGTCATATTAGCTTTCACCATTTGGCGCTGGATTGCTTTGTGCAATGACTATG ATGCATCCAACGCTAAACACAGTCAAGAGATAG AGCAAGTTAAAGATGAACTCAGACTTGAGTTGA AGAAAGATCTCATCACTAAGCTGA AGATACTTGCTGATCAGCTGG ATTTAGTAAACATGAAGGGCTGTCCAG AACTTGAAACCATCAGAAAACATGCAG TGGATGTGACTCTAGATCCTGATACAGCACATCCCGGACTCATCCTGTCTGAAGACAGGAAACAAGTGAGACGTGGAAACATAAAACAGAATCTCCCTGATAACCCAGAGAGGTTTGATACTGttcactatgtcctgggaaaggAGGGTTTCTCCTCTGGGAGATTCTACTATGAGGTGCAGGTGGAGGAGAAGACTGGGTGGACTTTAGGAGTGGCCAGAGAGTCCATCAACAGGAAGAAGTATATTTTCATGAAACCTGAGAATGGATGCTGGACTGTTTGGCGGAGGAATAAAGAGTACAAGGCTTTCACTGGTCCCTCTGTTATCCTCTCCCTGAGAGAGAAGCCCCAGAAGGTGGGGGTGTTTGTGGATTATGAGAAGGGTCAGgtctcattctacaatgtagaggcCAGGTCTCATATATACTCTTTCACTGGCTACACCTTCACTGAGAAACTCTATCCATTCTTTTATTCTGGTATTACTGATATCTCAGACCCACTGGTCATCACTCCTGTAGGTGTCACCGACTAA